A window of Candidatus Glassbacteria bacterium genomic DNA:
CCGTTGGCCTGCTGGGCGGAATTTTCTCGTTTGCCGTTGGCGAGGGTATGCGCCACGACAACCCGGTTCGCGGGGTAAAGAGGTTCGCGGACAGGAAGGACGAGAGATACCTGTCCCCCGATGAACTGGCCCGCCTGGGCGATGCCCTGACAACCGCCGAGCGGGAAGGCGAAAACGCCGTCGCCATAGCGGGTGTCCGGCTGTTGGTTCTGACGGGATGCCGCAAATCGGAAATCCTCACCCTGAAATGGGAGCACGTCGATTTCGACCGCGCATGTCTTCGACTGCCCGATTCCAAGACGGGCGAGAGGACCATTCCCATGGGGGCGCCCGCCCTTGAATTGCTGGCCTCATTGCCCGGCATCGAGGGCAACCCCTATGTTCTCCCTGGCGAGAAACATGGGCATCACCTTGTCGGGCTCCCAAGGGTGTGGGAGCGGCTAAGGAAGCGGGCCGGGTTGGAGGATGTGCGGCTGCATGACCTGAGGCACAGTTTCGCCAGCGTCGGCGCCGGTGCCGGGATGGGCCTGCCGGTGGTCGGCAAACTGCTGGGCCACCGCGACCCCAAGACGACGGCTCGATACGCCCACATCGCCGCCGACCCCGCCAAGGTCGCCGCCGACCGGATCGCCGGAACCATCGCCGCCGCCATGAAGGGCGAGAAAGAGAACGGCGCGGAGATAATCAAGCTGCCGCGCAATGCTTAGCTGAAGCCCGAAGCTTCGCCGGGCGAACCAACATCGCCAACAACGCGGCCAAGACCTACGCCGACAGCGAGGGCGAGGGCTCAAGGGAAGGTGCTTGGCCGCCCCAAGGTGAACGGTGATATCGAGAAGGCTGTCCTGGCCGCCAGGGCGGAGGGAACGGGTAAGAGGAAGATATCCAAGCGGTTGGGTATTGGGATCAGCACCATCAACCGGATACTTGCAAAGGCGGCTTAGATCAGCCCCAGGAAACGAACGGACGGATCCCATTTGGGATCGGGTTATGGGGGGCGCCCGAAAAACGGGACTCCGGGCGGCTGTCGTGTCCGAGCTGGACCGCACGATCAATTTGATTTACACACGACGGCAATATTCAATCCATCATTCAGGGGGGATCTGGCTGCCACCATCGAACGCAACCTGGATCGCATTCCCCACATCCAGATCGCCGACTCCCCGGGTCGGAACGAGCCGGGCGCCGGGGAGATCAATTACGCCTTTCTGTTCGGATGGCTCGACAGGCTGGGATATCGGGGGTGGGTCGGCTGCGAATACCGGCCGCGCGCGACGACCCTCGACGGTCTCGGCTGGATCGCCCCTTGGTATTATCAGCCGGAAGCCACCGCCAGGGAGCGCTCGGGAGAGGAGGAATCAATGGCAAAAGTAGGCTTTATCGGTGTTGGCATCATGGGGTGCCCGATGACCGGTCATCTGATCGACGGCGGCCACGAGTTGTTCGTCAACGACCTTGACCCTATCCCCAAGGGGCTTCTGGACGCCGGTGCGCAAACCTGCTCTTCGGCCAAGGAAGCGGCCGAAAAAAGCGACGTGATCATCATCATGGTTCCCGACACGCCCGATGTCGAGACGGTCCTGTTCGGCCAGGGCGGCGTCGCAGAAGGCCTGAGCGGGGGGAAGATCGTTGTCGACATGAGCTCGATTTCGCCGATCGATACCAAGGCCTTCGCCGCGAAAATCAACGACCTTGGCTGCCCCTACCTGGATGCCCCTGTCTCCGGCGGTGAGGTCGGGGCCAAGGCGGCGAGTCTGACCATCATGGTCGGCGGTCCCCAAGACGCATTCGACAAGGTCAAGCCCCTGTTCGAGTCGATGGGCAAGAACATCACCCTGGTCGGCGGCAACGGCGACGGCCAGACGGCGAAGGTCGCCAACCAGATCATCGTCGCCCTGACCATCGAGGCGGTCGGCGAGGCCCTGCTGTTTGCTTCCAAGGCCGGCGCCGATCCGGCCAAGGTGCGCGAGGCCCTGCTGGGGGGCTTCGCTTCCTCCAAGATTCTCGAGATTCACGGGGAACGCATGATCAAACGCACATTCGATCCGGGGTTCCGCATCGAGTTGCACCAGAAGGATCTGAACCTGGCCCTGTCGAACGCCCGCAAGCTGGCGATATCGCTGCCCAACACGGCGACCTGTCAGGAACTGTTCAACGCCTGCGCGTCACGGGGCGGCAGGGACTGGGACCATTCGGCCATGGTCCGGGCGCTGGAGATCCTGGCCAGCCACGAAATAGGCGATTAGCGTGATCGGGCTCCACCGGGGCCACGCGATCTTCCGGGGTGCGGCAGAATGAAAATCGTTCAATTCGGAGATTTCGGCCCCCCCGGACAGGTCGCCTCCTGGATCGAGACCGACGAGCCGGAATCGCCTGGCAACGGCGAAGTCCTGGTCGAGGTCGAGGCCTTTCCGATCAACCCCGTCGATCTCCTGATCATTTCCGGCAATTACGCCTCGAAGCCGCCGCTGCCGGCGATTCCCGGTTCTGAAGGGGTTGGCCGGGTGGTCGAGGTGGGGCCGTCCGTCGAGCATGTCGGCGCGGGCGATAGGGTGCTGCTGATGGGACGCGAGAACTGGGTTCAACGGAAGCTGGTTCCAGGGGAGCAGTTGATCAAGCTGCCGTCCGGGGCCGATATCGCGCAACTGGCGATGCTGAAAATCAATCCGGCGACGGCCCGCTTGATGCTCAGGAATTACGTCGACCTCGGTCCAGGGGATTGGGTCATCCAGGACGCGGCGAACTCCGGGGTCGGCAACTACCTGATCCGCCTTGCCGCCGCCGAGGGCCTGCGGACCGTCAACGTCGTGCGCCGCAAGGAACTGATCGCGCCGTTGAAGGAAATGGGAGGCGATGTCGTCCTGATCGACGGAAAGGACCTTCCCCAAAGGATCGCCGCGGCGACGGGCAACGCCGAGATCCGGCTCGCCATCGACGCCGTCGCCGGCGACATATGCGACAGGCTCGCGGCCTCGCTGGCCGAGGGCGGGACAATCGTCAATTACGGGCTGTTAAGCGGAAATCCTTGCGCGGTGTCGCCCTTGAACGTGGTGTTCCGGGGCATCACGCTTACCGGCTTCTGGCTGGTCAAGGCCCTGGGCGCCATGGCCCGGGAGGATATCCGGTCCCTCTACGACAAGCTTGTGGAGCAATTGGTCGAGGGCGTGCTCCACGTCGAGATCGAGAAAGCCTACCCGATCGAGGACATCAAGACGGCGCTGGAACACGCGGGCAGGGAATCCCGAAACGGCAAAATCCTGGTCATGCCCAACGGGCCTGTCGGCTGAAACGCTTTCCAGGCCCTTCATGGTGTCCGTCGCTTGCGGCGTGTCGTATCTCCAAAGGTCCGAGTCCTTGTGCGTCCATCGACAAAATCAGGGCCTTGGCCGGAAACGGTTGGGGCCTTATACCAACGGCCAGAGACACTGACCTGTGGGTATCCTTCGACACGCGAGCTTCGCTCGCTGCTCAGGATGAGGAATCCCTTTGTTTTTCAACAAAATTCTCATCCTGAGCAGCCGCGCAAGCGGCGTGTCGAAGGATGGCCGGAGGAGTCAGTGATTGTGCCCCTTGGTATTAATAGTCT
This region includes:
- the glxR gene encoding 2-hydroxy-3-oxopropionate reductase; the protein is MAKVGFIGVGIMGCPMTGHLIDGGHELFVNDLDPIPKGLLDAGAQTCSSAKEAAEKSDVIIIMVPDTPDVETVLFGQGGVAEGLSGGKIVVDMSSISPIDTKAFAAKINDLGCPYLDAPVSGGEVGAKAASLTIMVGGPQDAFDKVKPLFESMGKNITLVGGNGDGQTAKVANQIIVALTIEAVGEALLFASKAGADPAKVREALLGGFASSKILEIHGERMIKRTFDPGFRIELHQKDLNLALSNARKLAISLPNTATCQELFNACASRGGRDWDHSAMVRALEILASHEIGD
- a CDS encoding zinc-dependent alcohol dehydrogenase family protein, which produces MKIVQFGDFGPPGQVASWIETDEPESPGNGEVLVEVEAFPINPVDLLIISGNYASKPPLPAIPGSEGVGRVVEVGPSVEHVGAGDRVLLMGRENWVQRKLVPGEQLIKLPSGADIAQLAMLKINPATARLMLRNYVDLGPGDWVIQDAANSGVGNYLIRLAAAEGLRTVNVVRRKELIAPLKEMGGDVVLIDGKDLPQRIAAATGNAEIRLAIDAVAGDICDRLAASLAEGGTIVNYGLLSGNPCAVSPLNVVFRGITLTGFWLVKALGAMAREDIRSLYDKLVEQLVEGVLHVEIEKAYPIEDIKTALEHAGRESRNGKILVMPNGPVG
- a CDS encoding tyrosine-type recombinase/integrase; the encoded protein is MQMRGGAMKSKITKRTVDAAKSGRRDSFIWDTETRGFGLKVTPVGNKVYLFQYRWPGEKYAQRITIGKHGDPWTADKARTEAEKYRGDVKRGINPAALKNAEKAEKSVSELCDQYLAEGCETKKPSTLATDRGRIEHHIKPLLGRKRVKDVTPNDIKRFMKDVAAGKTAADIKTGPRGRAIVEGGRGTATRTVGLLGGIFSFAVGEGMRHDNPVRGVKRFADRKDERYLSPDELARLGDALTTAEREGENAVAIAGVRLLVLTGCRKSEILTLKWEHVDFDRACLRLPDSKTGERTIPMGAPALELLASLPGIEGNPYVLPGEKHGHHLVGLPRVWERLRKRAGLEDVRLHDLRHSFASVGAGAGMGLPVVGKLLGHRDPKTTARYAHIAADPAKVAADRIAGTIAAAMKGEKENGAEIIKLPRNA